The following coding sequences are from one Haliotis asinina isolate JCU_RB_2024 chromosome 3, JCU_Hal_asi_v2, whole genome shotgun sequence window:
- the LOC137278004 gene encoding protein tyrosine phosphatase type IVA 2-like, which yields MTAAMKARRPEPAEIEFKSMRYLIMDRPTDSTIDKFIEELKKRGAKDVVRVCDPTYKTERLKEEGIRVLDWQFDDGSPPPAAVVEDWFNLLKTRFREEPGCCVAVHCVAGLGRAPVLVALALMESGMKYEDAVELIRQKRKGAINAKQLSYLEHYRPKSRLKQKNNRNGHQNCTIL from the exons ATGACAGCAGCCATGAAAGCACGCAGACCCGAGCCAGCTGAGATTGAGTTCAAGAGTATGCGCTACTTGATAATGGATAGACCAACCGATTCCACCATTGATAAGTTCATTGAG GAACTGAAGAAGCGTGGGGCAAAGGATGTAGTGAGGGTGTGTGACCCCACCTACAAGACGGAAAGACTCAAGGAGGAGGGCATCAGAGTCTTG GACTGGCAGTTTGATGACGGCAGCCCCCCACCAGCGGCAGTTGTGGAAGACTGGTTCAACCTGCTCAAGACACGCTTCCGTGAGGAGCCAGGCTGCTGTGTGGcagtacactgtgtggcagGTCTCGGCAG AGCGCCAGTGTTGGTGGCCCTAGCACTCATGGAAAGTGGCATGAAATATGAAGACGCTGTGGAACTCATTAGACA GAAACGAAAGGGTGCAATCAATGCTAAACAGCTGTCCTACTTGGAACATTACCGTCCAAAGTCACGGCTCAAACAGAAGAACAACCGCAATGGCCACCAGAACTGCACCATACTGTGA
- the LOC137278886 gene encoding uncharacterized protein: MKVPVKVQDGTGLQKLLKDDPVCRKRRSLTRPQADTSPEGVVCSLSWETHPGQARVRPPNTQPEDMFQIPLQHISMEPYDWNIVGVDGGCSGQGADLPNCDASDSDISQTGNSVRGKALLQSKHTSSCLKTGSEFRSRATPQSPDGPTVSPCSSTSGSSADAASRSTSSLEERMLLKEVASRMPCIKSGQTIMASWADIREIFFPQCTSPGCNIVLNALKLQLKYPHAPSLMHVCSQSEQMSFLQRHLHLVVPGTLLIDVEAFLNHRSFLQAMVETKHLVTADVRSLSCCYGQTSSLSNDRSSQNLTKQKLKMLSGHVLPVVVAPGNTSEMTGDGKEARGAMVPLTMLPVLFPRYQRQLLLMATRFITMKSRAVIRRCSTTEAKMLNLWHLNAQGSNSQLVTSNDLLVRWQDVVTVVDPLVKHAARFGRSQSQQSSASSTSSSCSLRIARHPVQVVTGVKTSLMVGSKSNEKQSMSSDVSAETWMPKILNCYSTSDKRVEGSVDLTSALLSPSSSPPNSKVKAVDQVPNNDKDKTAPIKDKDKTELDQSQKIQQYITVQPSADDNGDEHVMHQKPISECSSSTSSSTLTPDSSDSGTLDALEKLCRFDSPEKTVTCNTQVLERPPESKQLKPEQRKFQHFPETKVKFRKHTETKPNQRKVFREGTRRSERIRDQTKVQNLQATKNVPVKKMETPIVVPCGSPEDTAKSEAACKCPDNNDTNTDKCSSSEISSEPTGAGDSCNAQGSSGTLENDQTQRLSHGFKDIAELFTVLTNEEVSHKSKQLAAAEIEDLAKKNAMSKTRQLGDLSRKGLQIRIPSDMALLLPTLETSSPSKSPEKDTRHSAKRSWKNRNIYPEMVIEAQKCSLGSLTPDNRQTHIKGNQVSVTDIMKSMDETFNAFKSDPVALVRAKMSSTRNLTGYVNTDYIRVTGPDPNITISQNDYKDGSLPPLMKYNVEYTSSGVTSNAPSNINLQNNFQKNHFEPVEDSRDVSALLKCPTPVHQWSLLDNRSSPTKLKPQLRPLIACPPVDDSATLKPEVSSEVSNPKDPKATRTVTPSPVKLVLMKTQSSTNPSKKPQWNIKKVIRASNVPKKPDTNCNERKARMDAEFNAMRARAIAKGDSAAATTVAKRTFAMTCNVMKPLCNKSALPDRMTGPMTTASGRNNPHLAGQVRVSVKNNMVNGTSKAKSLGQIQTSASSNTAEYIGASAPPGLVSPSNASKIDTTTSTVAAEQQNASDKLKLSEVKGNLQVKSGKQDVDSLSIVQKVDCLNIAGIKPKTTDFTTTENVKKIADPRDKKLPDSAENSNSVLKEKVSHSKKRQRVGEPEERRSLESTVSTVSSDDISTYWSGFPLGQSSRRLYGPKLHFPSYTVDYFMPPDNAPSSDIVENRPPHTAPPVCTPAPASANIFTNTGNDCLPSYVNWQRSVQPVRYLIPVFTNAPLYPPSQQSRLEAQNREHLINSRSMSADRSEFAPHHEGRYVSQLNRSASLGYNDCEAVPYIFNRDSHSRGAYAADTSNHHFMSSVDGEQYDIKHVQLPSFYKPLEEDKTISRTTTNSTANNQSVREPHVNSGKNKESVSKLDHTNSNVNKGSAAVTLSLGKGADVSEVKKAESTTGCSEVNSENALKVISLIPKNPVVTDSCTSSKSASPCCAQSQDISLAMQPCLGRSLRCKQKPTTGALNHQADSLEVTEAPGKKCESRSGTSSKVLTAARPHIGPFHERVRLEACGNIHNIRHTGTASKKEGHVDQQLSNLKERGPIELASGESIRWNTSNHLWVLDKNTNNNCSDEEECQENSLGYQLMLSPKKLSKSNLLPVRTVTSRCGERRPSKKSVHTVSSVSHLTTTANLNDVDDLLVTAMVTLRTLKTCLSKGRHGSNSNNNCDGHVSPDRKAQPVNKSGSSQPTINSSPSSACQVKVSLNVNNQQPVYPLYCSLVKNEPIKKNILLRETLRNNFELIKEISKCICTCKDAVMFVKPDERESYTRFLKKQYLKSLRHCPLHSGEASRQYKQEILILLDRLCKKVGKNQTKRGSKGKAKRGLRKTREKVTRQGQGCTGIKTVKNQWELNVARHYLASYVHQHYKKEIVRRFMQGSLQSSTLSSVNKKIQTKFIDVKESYKSVYDIELKTLSTKCEGNNSIDADREVRRQFKAKDRHSAQQELFMQILLQRKNRQLRATCGENTTADKTKDEPTQGDWCSRIEQLNIADTCRHKGVILNSSPVTCDDKPISAHWPGIQRREASKTVGHDICYQEVFSDSNTDMSYCGRVHISGLSLSYVMENGYKYLPLKQAIRLLPLCCCSISKAVLRTHPNLVRTFSTWEHVRLLDLMSGKRNQNNVQTGDVLVKLDTIIACLPDIEAEVKLRHQTNRPKKGLTCKY, translated from the exons ACGTTCCTTGACAAGACCCCAGGCGGACACTTCGCCCGAGGGTGTGGTATGTAGCCTGTCCTGGGAGACACACCCAGGTCAGGCACGGGTACGTCCCCCCAATACACAGCCAGAAGACATGTTCCAGATACCGCTGCAGCATATCTCCATGGaaccatatgactggaatatcgTAGGTGTTGACGGCGGGTGCTCCGGTCAAGGAGCAGATCTGCCGAACTGTGACGCAAGCGACTCCGATATTAGTCAAACCGGGAATTCAGTGAGGGGAAAGGCTTTGCTTCAATCCAAACATACAAGTTCATGCTTAAAAACAGGTAGTGAATTCAGGTCAAGAGCTACACCACAAAGCCCTGACGGACCAACTGTATCGCCCTGCTCCTCCACAAGTGGGTCCTCAGCTGATGCCGCATCCAGATCCACATCTTCATTAGAAGAAAGGATGCTGCTGAAGGAAGTGGCGTCGAGAATGCCGTGTATTAAGTCTGGACAAACCATCATGGCTTCATGGGCTGACATCAGAGAGATATTCTTCCCACAATGCACCTCGCCTGGATGTAACATTGTCTTGAACGCGCTCAAGCTACAGCTGAAGTATCCACACGCACCATCCTTGATGCACGTGTGCTCTCAGTCGGAACAGATGTCGTTCCTGCAGCGTCACCTGCACCTAGTAGTGCCCGGGACTCTGCTGATTGACGTGGAGGCTTTTCTCAACCACAGATCCTTCCTTCAGGCCATGGTGGAGACGAAACACCTTGTCACAGCTGATGTCAGGAGCCTCAGCTGCTGCTACGGACAAACAAGCAGCCTCAGCAACGACCGGTCATCACAG AATCTAACGAAACAGAAGCTGAAGATGCTAAGTGGACACGTGCTTCCGGTAGTTGTTGCCCCTGGCAACACTTCAGAAATGACAGGGGACGGTAAAGAAGCTCGTGGTGCCATGGTCCCTCTAACCATGTTACCAGTGTTGTTTCCAAGGTACCAGAGGCAGCTGCTGCTGATGGCAACACGTTTTATAACTATGAAAAGCAGGGCTGTGATACGGAGATGTTCTACTACCGAAGCAAAGATGCTGAATCTCTGGCACCTCAACGCGCAAG GTTCCAACAGCCAGCTGGTTACCTCTAACGATCTCCTTGTGAGATGGCAGGATGTGGTGACAGTTGTGGACCCTCTTGTAAAGCATGCAGCACGGTTTGGGCGCTCCCAGTCACAGCAGAGCAGCGCCTCCTCAACAAGCAGCAGTTGCAGTTTGAGAATAGCGCGGCATCCCGTACAAGTCGTCACTGGTGTAAAAACCAGTCTGATG GTGGGATCCAAGTCTAATGAAAAACAATCAATGTCATCTGATGTATCAGCTGAAACATGGATGCCGAAAATACTTAACTGTTACTCTACTTCTGACAAAAGAGTGGAAGGTAGCGTGGACTTGACCTCTGCACTATTATCACCATCCTCATCACCACCAAACAGTAAAGTTAAAGCTGTTGACCAGGTACCCAACAATGACAAAGACAAAACCGCTCCCAtcaaagacaaagacaaaacCGAGTTGGATCAAAGCCAGAAGATACAACAGTACATCACCGTGCAACCATCTGCAGATGATAATGGGGATGAGCATGTTATGCACCAAAAGCCAATCTCTGAATGCTCTTCATCTACATCTTCATCTACTTTAACCCCAGATTCGTCTGACTCCGGGACACTGGATGCTTTAGAGAAACTCTGCAGATTTGACTCTCCAGAAAAAACAGTAACTTGTAACACACAGGTCCTAGAAAGACCACCGGAATCAAAGCAACTAAAACCTGAGCAAAGAAAGTTCCAACATTTCCCTGAAACTAAGGTGAAGTTCAGAAAGCATACCGAGACAAAACCCAACCAACGGAAAGTATTTCGAGAGGGAACAAGGCGGAGTGAAAGAATTCGTGACCAAACAAAGGTGCAAAATTTACAAGCAACCAAAAATGTTCCTGTGAAGAAAATGGAGACACCCATAGTTGTTCCGTGTGGTAGTCCAGAGGACACAGCAAAGTCTGAGGCTGCCTGTAAATGCCCTGACAATAATGATACAAACACTGATAAATGCAGTTCGTCAGAAATTTCAAGTGAGCCAACCGGTGCCGGTGACAGTTGTAATGCCCAAGGATCTTCAGGTACACTTGAAAACGATCAGACGCAAAGACTGAGTCATGGTTTCAAAGATATTGCAGAGCTGTTTACAGTGCTGACAAATGAAGAAGTCTCCCATAAATCAAAACAACTTGCTGCAGCTGAAATAGAAGATCTTGCAAAGAAAAACGCAATGTCAAAAACAAGACAACTTGGAGACCTCTCACGTAAAGGATTACAGATACGTATACCATCTGATATGGCACTTCTTCTTCCAACATTGGAAACCAGTAGTCCCAGTAAAAGCCCTGAAAAGGATACAAGACACTCAGCAAAACGTTCTTGGAAAAATAGAAACATCTATCCTGAGATGGTGATTGAGGCACAGAAGTGTTCATTGGGAAGTTTGACACCAGATAACAGACAAACTCATATCAAAGGAAATCAAGTGTCTGTGACAGATATCATGAAGAGTATGGATGAGACCTTCAATGCCTTCAAGTCCGACCCAGTTGCCCTGGTGAGAGCAAAAATGAGTTCCACAAGAAATCTAActgggtatgtaaatacagacTACATCCGTGTTACTGGGCCTGACCCAAACATCACAATATCTCAGAATGACTACAAAGATGGAAGTTTACCTCCTCTCATGAAATACAATGTTGAATATACATCTAGTGGTGTGACATCCAATGCCCCATCAAATATCAACCTTCAAAACAACTTCCAGAAAAATCATTTTGAACCAGTTGAGGATAGCAGAGATGTTTCAGCTCTTCTGAAGTGTCCCACCCCCGTGCACCAGTGGAGTCTTCTTGATAACAGATCTAGCCCCACAAAACTCAAGCCTCAGTTGAGACCGTTAATAGCATGTCCTCCAGTAGATGATAGTGCTACACTAAAACCAGAAGTGTCCTCAGAGGTTTCAAATCCCAAAGATCCCAAAGCAACAAGGACTGTCACACCATCTCCTGTGAAATTAGTTCTCATGAAAACTCAAAGTAGTACAAATCCATCAAAAAAGCCACAATGGAATATCAAAAAAGTTATAAGAGCCTCAAATGTTCCAAAGAAACCAGATACAAATTGCAATGAACGAAAAGCAAGAATGGATGCAGAGTTCAATGCAATGAGAGCACGAGCTATTGCAAAAGGTGATTCAGCGGCAGCTACTACAGTTGCAAAACGGACGTTTGCTATGACCTGTAATGTCATGAAACCCCTGTGCAATAAGTCTGCTTTACCAGATCGCATGACAGGGCCCATGACAACAGCCAGTGGCAGGAATAATCCTCATTTGGCAGGCCAGGTCAGAGTTTCTGTAAAGAACAACATGGTCAACGGCACCTCCAAAGCTAAGTCTTTGGGTCAAATTCAAACCTCTGCATCATCAAATACAGCGGAATATATTGGTGCATCTGCGCCACCAGGGCTTGTCAGTCCAAGTAATGCAAGCAAAATTGATACCACAACCTCCACTGTGGCAGCAGAACAGCAGAATGCATCTGATAAACTAAAACTCTCTGAGGTTAAAGGTAATTTGCAGGTAAAATCTGGAAAACAGGATGTCGATTCCCTAAGCATAGTACAGAAAGTGGATTGTCTTAATATTGCTGGCATTAAGCCCAAAACAACTGACTTTACCACTACTGAAAATGTAAAGAAAATTGCAGACCCTCGAGACAAGAAATTGCCAGATTCAGCTGAAAACTCCAATAGTGTTCTGAAAGAGAAGGTTTCCCACTCAAAGAAGCGGCAAAGAGTTGGGGAACCAGAAGAAAGGAGGTCCCTAGAGTCAACAGTGTCCACAGTATCATCAGACGATATCTCAACATACTGGTCAGGGTTCCCTCTTGGACAGAGTTCCCGTAGGCTATATGGACCTAAACTGCATTTTCCAAGTTATACAGTTGATTACTTCATGCCACCAGATAATGCACCATCTTCCGACATAGTCGAAAATCGTCCTCCACACACTGCACCTCCAGTTTGCACACCAGCACCAGCAAGTGCTAATATATTCACCAACACTGGAAATGACTGTCTGCCAAGTTATGTTAACTGGCAAAGAAGTGTTCAGCCTGTCAGATATCTAATACCAGTCTTCACAAATGCACCATTGTATCCTCCAAGTCAGCAGTCTAGATTAGAGGCACAAAACAGAGAACATCTTATAAATTCAAGGTCGATGTCTGCAGATAGATCAGAGTTTGCTCCTCATCATGAAGGTCGTTACGTATCTCAGTTAAATAGGTCAGCCAGTTTAGGGTATAATGATTGCGAGGCGGTCCCGTATATATTCAACAGAGACAGTCATTCCAGAGGTGCATACGCAGCAGACACTAGCAACCACCACTTCATGTCCAGTGTTGATGGGGAACAATACGATATTAAACATGTACAGCTACCATCTTTCTACAAACCATTAGAAGAAGACAAAACTATATCAAGAACGACCACCAATAGCACTGCTAACAACCAGTCTGTAAGAGAACCACATGTCAACAGTGGAAAGAACAAAGAATCGGTTTCAAAATTAGATCACACTAATTCCAACGTAAACAAGGGATCAGCGGCAGTAACCCTTAGTCTTGGAAAAGGCGCCGATGTGTCTGAAGTTAAAAAGGCTGAAAGCACTACAGGCTGTTCTGAGGTGAATAGTGAAAATGCACTTAAAGTAATATCACTGATACCAAAGAATCCTGTAGTGACTGATTCTTGTACATCCTCCAAATCTGCTTCTCCATGTTGTGCACAGTCACAGGACATTAGCCTTGCCATGCAGCCTTGTCTTGGGAGGAGtctcagatgtaaacaaaaaccaacaacaGGGGCTCTGAATCATCAGGCAGACAGTCTGGAAGTGACAGAGGCACCGGGTAAGAAATGTG AAAGTAGAAGTGGTACAAGTAGCAAGGTATTAACCGCAGCCAGACCTCATATAGGGCCATTTCATGAAAGAGTTCGCTTAGAGGCATGTGGAAACATTCATAATATCAGACACACAGGCACTGCATCCAAGAAGGAGGGTCATGTGGACCAGCAACTCAGTAACCTGAAAGAGAGAGGCCCTATCGAGCTTGCCAGTGGAGAGTCAATTAGGTGGAACACCTCAAATCATCTTTGGGTTCTTGATAAGAACACAAACAATAACTGTTCTGATGAGGAGGAATGTCAAGAAAATAGTCTTGGTTATCAGTTAATGTTATCCCCAAAGAAGCTGAGTAAATCCAATTTACTGCCTGTGAGAACGGTGACAAGCAGATGCGGTGAAAGAAGACCATCAAAGAAGAGTGTGCATACGGTTTCAAGTGTCAGTCATCTTACAACCACAGCGAATCTGAATGATGTAGATGATCTGTTAGTAACTGCAATGGTCACTCTACGCACGCTGAAAACGTGTTTGTCAAAGGGAAGACATGGATCTAATTCTAACAACAACTGTGATGGACATGTTTCCCCAGACAGAAAGGCACAACCTGTTAACAAGTCAGGATCATCGCAACCAACAATCAACTCAAGTCCATCAAGTGCCTGTCAAGTCAAAGTATCTCTTAATGTCAACAACCAGCAGCCTGTATATCCTTTATATTGTTCATTGGTTAAAAATGAACCCATCAAGAAAAACATTTTACTTCGTGAGACACTGAGAAACAATTTCGAGCTGATCAAAGAAATTAGCAAATGTATCTGCACATGTAAAGATGCTGTCATGTTTGTAAAGCCAGATGAAAGGGAGTCATACACACGTTTTCTTAAGAAACAGTACTTGAAGTCTCTAAGACACTGTCCTTTACACTCTGGAGAAGCTTCGAggcaatataaacaagagatACTCATTCTACTGGACCGTCTGTGCAAAAAAGTCGggaaaaatcaaaccaaaagaGGAAGCAAAGGAAAAGCAAAACGTGGATTAAGGAAAACAAGGGAAAAGGTCACAAGGCAAGGTCAAGGATGTACAGGAATAAAGACGGTTAAAAACCAGTGGGAGCTAAATGTTGCCAGACATTACCTTGCATCCTATGTGCACCAGCATTATAAGAAGGAGATCGTGAGGAGATTTATGCAGGGGAGTCTTCAAAGCAGTACATTATCAAGTGTAAACAAAAAGATACAGACAAAATTCATCGATGTTAAAGAATCTTACAAAAGTGTATATGACATTGAGTTGAAGACTCTAAGCACTAAATGTGAGGGGAATAATTCCATTGATGCAGATCGAGAGGTGAGAAGACAGTTTAAGGCCAAGGACAGGCATTCTGCACAGCAGGAGCTCTTCATGCAGATCTTACTACAGAGGAAGAATAGACAGTTGCGTGCTACCTGTGGAGAAAATACCACCGCAGACAAAACAAAGGACGAGCCTACACAGGGTGACTGGTGCAGCAGGATCGaacagctgaatattgctgatactTGTCGGCACAAAGGCGTCATTCTGAATTCAAGTCCTGTAACCTGTGATGATAAACCCATTTCAGCACACTGGCCAGGGATACAAAGACGTGAAGCATCTAAAACAGTCGGCCATGATATATG TTACCAGGAAGTGTTCAGCGACTCCAATACTGACATGAGCTATTGTGGAAGAGTCCACATCAGTGGTCTCTCTCTATCATATGTGATGGAGAATGGTTACAAGTATCTGCCACTGAAGCAGGCTATCCGTCTGTTGCCCTTGTGCTGTTGCTCGATTTCAAAGGCTGTTCTAAGGACACACCCAAACCTCGTTAGAACCTTCAGCACATGGGagcat GTTCGTCTTCTTGACCTAATGAGTGGAAAAAGGAATCAGAACAATGTCCAAACTGGAGATGTTCTGGTCAAACTGGACACTATCATCGCCTGTCTGCCAGACATAGAAGCTGAAGTGAAGCTAAGGCATCAGACAAACAGGCCCAAAAAGGGTCTGACCTGCAAATACTAG